The following are from one region of the Brienomyrus brachyistius isolate T26 chromosome 4, BBRACH_0.4, whole genome shotgun sequence genome:
- the LOC125740865 gene encoding kinesin-1 heavy chain — protein MADPAECTIKVMCRFRPLNNAEVERGDKYIPKFQGEDNVVIGGKPYVFDRVFQSNTTQEQVYNACAQKIVKDVLEGYNGTIFAYGQTSSGKTHTMEGNLHDTDGMGIIPRIVQDIFNYIYSMDENLEFHIKVSYFEIYLDKIRDLLDVSKTNLSVHEDKNRVPYVKGCTERFVCSPEEVMDTIDEGKSNRHVAVTNMNEHSSRSHSIFLINVKQENTQTEQKLSGKLYLVDLAGSEKVSKTGAEGAVLDEAKNINKSLSALGNVISALAEGTTYVPYRDSKMTRILQDSLGGNCRTTIVICCSPSSYNEAETKSTLMFGQRAKTIKNTVCVNVELTAEQWKKKYEREKEKNKTLRNTITWLENELNRWRNGETVPVEEQFDKEKATAEVLALDNVVNNDKQVASPGMPGVRLTDAEKEKCEEELAKLYKQLDDKDDEINQQSQLAEKLKQQMLDQEELLASTRRDHDNLQAELNRLQAENEASKEEVKEVLQALEELAVNYDQKSQEVEDKTKEFEMLSEELNQKSSILSSIDSELQKLKEMTNHQKKRVTEMMGSLLKDLAEIGIAVGSNDIKQHEGSGLIDEEFTVARLYISKMKSEVKTMVKRCKQLESCQTESNQKLDENEKELAACQLRISQHEAKIKSLTEYLQNVEQKKRQLEENVDSLNEELVKLSAQEKVHAMEKENEIQTANEVKEAVERQIQSHREAHQKQLGSLRDELDKKEKLITELQDLNQKIMLEQERLRVEHEKLKSTDQEKSRKLHDLTVMQDRREQARQDLKGLEETVAKELQTLHNLRKLFVQDLATRVKKSAEMDSDDTGGSAAQKQKISFLENNLEQLTKVHKQLVRDNADLRCELPKLEKRLRATAERVKALESALKEAKENAARDRKRYQQEVDRIKEAVRAKNMARRGHSAQIAKPIRPGQPPVASPTHPNVNRAVYPNSQSVAIRGGGGINKQDKTC, from the exons GGAAACCTCCATGATACAGATGGTATGGGAATCATCCCCAGAATAGTTCAAGACATTTTTAACTACATTTATTCCATGGATGAGAACCTGGAGTTTCATATCAAG GTTTCCTATTTTGAAATTTACTTGGATAAGATTAGAGACCTCCTGGATG tATCAAAGACCAATTTATCAGTGCATGAAGACAAGAACAGAGTCCCATATGTTAAG GGATGTACTGAGCGGTTTGTTTGTAGCCCAGAAGAAGTCATGGACACCATCGACGAGGGAAAATCGAACCGCCACGTTGCTGTTACAA ACATGAACGAGCACAGCTCCCGCAGTCACAGCATCTTCCTCATCAACGTGAAGCAGGAGAACACGCAGACCGAGCAGAAGCTCAGCGGCAAGCTCTACCTGGTCGACCTGGCGGGCAGCGAGAAG GTCAGCAAGACTGGAGCAGAGGGAGCAGTACTGGACGAGGCCAAGAACATCAACAAGTCGCTCTCTGCGCTTGGCAATGTCATCTCAGCCTTGGCGGAAGGCACT ACGTATGTTCCATACAGAGACAGTAAAATGACCAGGATCCTTCAGGACTCCCTGGGCGGTAACTGCAGGACCACTATTGTTATCTGCTGCTCACCCTCCTCCTACAATGAGGCGGAGACCAAGTCCACGCTCATGTTTGGACAGAG AGCGAAGACCATCAAGAACACTGTGTGCGTCAATGTGGAGCTCACCGCCGAGCAGTGGAAGAAGAAGtacgagagagagaaagaaaagaaCAAGACGCTGCGCAACACCATCACGTGGCTGGAGAACGAGCTGAATCGTTGGCGTAATG GTGAAACTGTACCAGTGGAGGAACAGTTTGACAAGGAGAAGGCCACCGCAGAGGTCCTGGCCTTGGACAATGTGGTGAACAACGACAAGCAGGTGGCCTCCCCTGGCATGCCCGGGGTCAGGCTCACCGACGCGGAGAAAGAGAAGTGCGAGGAAGAACTAGCCAAGCTCTACAAGCAACTGGACGACAAG GATGATGAGATCAACCAGCAGAGTCAGCTGGCTGAGAAGCTGAAGCAGCAGATGCTGGACCAGGAGGAG CTGTTGGCGTCGACGCGACGTGACCATGACAACCTGCAGGCGGAGCTCAACAGGCTCCAGGCAGAGAATGAGGCCTCCAAGGAGGAGGTGAAGGAGGTGTTGCAAGCCCTGGAGGAGCTGGCCGTTAACTATGACCAGAAGAGCCAGGAGGTGGAAGACAAGACCAAGGAGTTTGAGATGCTGAGTGAGGAGCTCAACCAGAAATCG TCGATCCTGAGCTCCATCGACTCCGAGCTGCAGAAACTGAAGGAGATGACCAACCACCAGAAGAAGAGAGTCACGGAGATGATGGGCTCCCTCCTGAAAGACTTGGCAGAAATCGGTATTGCGGTGGGGAGCAATGATATCAAG caacatGAGGGCAGCGGGCTGATCGACGAGGAGTTCACGGTGGCCAGGCTCTACATCAGCAAGATGAAGTCGGAGGTGAAGACCATGGTGAAGCGCTGCAAGCAGCTGGAGAGCTGCCAGACCGAGAGCAACCAGAAGCTGGACGAGAATGAGAAGGAGCTGGCCGCCTGCCAGCTGCGGATCTCCCAG CACGAGGCTAAGATCAAGTCTCTGACGGAGTACCTGCAGAATGTGGAGCAGAAGAAGCGACAGCTGGAGGAGAACGTGGACTCCTTGAATGAGGAGCTGGTGAAGCTCAGTGCCCAGG AGAAAGTCCATGCAATGGAGAAGGAGAATGAGATTCAGACGGCTAATGAAGTCAAG GAGGCGGTGGAGCGTCAGATCCAGAGCCACCGTGAGGCCCACCAGAAGCAGCTGGGAAGCCTGCGAGATGAGCTGGATAAGAAGGAGAAGCTGATCACGGAGCTACAGGA TCTCAACCAGAAGATCATGCTGGAGCAGGAGCGTCTGAGGGTGGAGCACGAGAAGCTCAAGTCCACCGACCAGGAGAAGAGCCGCAAGCTGCATGACCTCAC GGTGATGCAGGATCGTAGGGAACAAGCCAGGCAGGACCTCAAGGGGCTTGAGGAGACTGTG GCAAAGGAGCTCCAAACACTACACAACCTCAGGAAACTCTTTGTTCAAGATCTGGCAACCCGGGTCAAGAAG AGTGCGGAGATGGATTCTGATGACACAGGTGGCAGCGCAgcccaaaaacagaaaatctcCTTCTTGGAGAACAACCTGGAGCAGCTCACCAAGGTCCACAAGCAG CTGGTGCGGGACAACGCGGACCTGCGCTGCGAGCTGCCCAAGCTGGAGAAGCGTCTGCGCGCCACAGCCGAGCGCGTCAAGGCGCTGGAGTCGGCGCTGAAGGAGGCCAAGGAGAACGCGGCGCGCGACCGCAAGCGCTACCAGCAGGAGGTGGACCGCATCAAGGAGGCCGTGCGCGCCAAGAACATGGCCAGGAGGGGGCACTCCGCGCAGATCG CCAAACCTATTCGCCCCGGCCAGCCCCCAGTGGCATCTCCCACCCACCCCAACGTGAACCGGGCCGTCTACCCAAACAGCCAGTCAGTAGCGATccgtggaggggggggcatcAACAAGCAGGACAAGAC CTGCTGA